Proteins from a genomic interval of Crassostrea angulata isolate pt1a10 chromosome 7, ASM2561291v2, whole genome shotgun sequence:
- the LOC128156373 gene encoding protein aurora borealis-like has product MDPDSPLKLPSPILPTEKGEDDEEKLDPSMGLHRNNVPSPKYTPKIFTAGAHGKKIGYVHPHMSSPSPGHKLAFGGSRNELFLRSVLSSPYNPPDPNSFTPMSATPSGISPRPVFRTPVTKDQGSPLTHRTPQGSHHPSMQKQKVVNPFDVALLDQLHGPVFMSPGVFTTQSTPSTDEKKPFRWSIEHIAELHPADIDEMPVYQQITPDKEVEERAQKAIDNFFSTNLIAPSPWNSNTDALGGAHLVETPVRALEPDLQGSIQKQLPFAKKIPITQDASAQTMLSLPAGFDIKEVLGEYMICDDSENQDTSQKKESNQDALSTSSLRRKLFSHPDNSSFALSPVKTAPVIEEEDDFNGCASPQVLSANKVEVPFQHATPLKPPSRSHFSSSPIKNVKGLQTPDCCDKQQQREFFSSPALSPIGVGRFSSKRTSGLFSPHEKIFGEHAVQKNMSAEFAESLSSPEVSPIKGGLGITPQTEPRPKMSLQSPGFSPICANPRIIEDDQGSFIQEPLPDFPSDDSDVEINTPLASDNQSLRRPTTTRKISHLARRSQRNIFHEFEDTAMDFEPNLEFSKHIRFADDIKTSSLVHTKDFSMGDIEMDDHGIAPNSTNQDTGYQTASLQSTNPDTGLTSSQSNPFSVTSNSEVPPSTNLTSLFSKLPIDSVVQDSNLQMDFPEFTAKDYETNAFNQLPVPTTTLSLSPRQKPLIEQILDVTNPEQYGHAPYTREEILERARQVLDMVNRLYPEVKSGSGDPEEADQTSMIFNKTGLSLLHELEPIVSSTPQRDGKGDNTVAASEQALAILKKAGEDLAKFGHMLSSIKTSMDNSSIPNMIS; this is encoded by the exons ATGGACCCAGACTCACCCTTGAAATTGCCGTCACCTATTTTACCAACTGAAAAAGGAGAAGATGATGAAGAAAAGCTGGATCCGTCCATGGGTCTCCACAGAAACAACGTTCCTAGTCCTAAATATACACCCAAAATCTTCACTGCAGGAGCCCATGGCAAGAAAATTGGATATGTTCATCCTCATATGTCCAG TCCAAGTCCAGGGCATAAGCTGGCATTTGGAGGGAGCAGGAATGAGCTGTTTTTGCGGTCTGTGCTGTCTAGTCCGTACAATCCCCCCGACCCTAACTCCTTCACCCCCATGTCTGCCACTCCATCCGGAATCAGTCCCCGCCCTGTGTTCAGGACCCCCGTCACCAAAGACCAGGGATCCCCGCTCACTCATAGGACCCCGCAAG GCAGCCATCACCCTTCCATGCAAAAACAGAAGGTAGTTAACCCATTTGATGTTGCCCTTTTGGATCAGTTGCATGGGCCAGTGTTTATGAGTCCTGGGGTCTTTACAACACAATCTACACCCTCCACAGATGAGAAA AAACCTTTCCGCTGGTCAATAGAACACATAGCTGAACTTCACCCAGCAGACATTGACGAAATGCCAGTGTACCAGCAAATCAC ACCAGACAAAGAGGTCGAGGAAAGGGCACAAAAGGCTATAGACAACTTTTTCTCTACCAATCTTATCGCACCCTCTCCCTGGAATTCTAATACAGATGCCTTGGGGGGCGCTCATCTTGTCG AAACTCCTGTGAGAGCTCTTGAGCCAGACCTTCAAGGATCCATTCAGAAACAGCTACCATTTGCTAAAAAGATTCCTATCACACAGGATG cATCAGCTCAGACAATGCTATCCCTTCCAGCAGGGTTTGATATCAAAGAAGTACTAG GTGAATACATGATATGTGATGATTCAGAGAACCAGGACACATCCCAGAAGAAGGAATCAAACCAAGATGCTTTGAGCACTTCCTCATTGAGAAGGAAACTTTTTTCCCATCCAGATAATAGCAGTTTTGCTTTAAGTCCAGTTAA AACAGCCCCGGTGATAGAGGAGGAAGATGACTTCAATGGATGTGCTTCCCCTCAGGTGCTCTCAGCCAACAAAGTGGAGGTCCCCTTCCAGCATGCCACACCTCTAAAGCCACCAAGCAGA aGTCACTTTTCATCCAGTCCAATAAAGAATGTCAAAGGCTTGCAAACTCCTGATTGTTGTGATAAACAACAGCAAAGAGAGTTCTTCAGCTCTCCAGCACTGTCTCCCATCGGAGTGGGGCGATTCT CGTCCAAGAGGACTTCAGGTTTGTTCTCTCcacatgaaaaaatatttggtGAACATGCAGTTCAAAAGAACATGAGTGCTGAATTTGCAGAATCCCTGAGTAGCCCAGAGGTGTCTCCTATTAAAGGGGGTTTAGGCATCACCCCACAAACAGAGCCAAGGCCAAAGATGTCTCTCCAGAGTCCTGGTTTCTCTCCCATATGTGCCAACCCAAGGATTATTGAAGATGACCAGGGGTCATTTATTCAAGAGCCACTGCCAG ATTTTCCTTCAGACGACTCTGATGTAGAAATAAATACTCCATTAGCATCTGATAATCAGTCACTAAGAAGGCCAACTACAACTCGAAAAATATCTCATTTGGCTCGAAGAAGCCAGCGaaacatttttcatgaatttgaagATACAGCAATGGACTTTGAACCCAATTTGGAATTTTCAAAGCATATCCGTTTTGCAGATGATATCAAGACATCTAGCCTTGTTCATACAAAAGATTTCTCCATGGGAGACATTGAAATGGATGACCATGGCATTGCTCCTAATTCTACCAATCAAGATACAGGATATCAAACTGCTAGTCTTCAATCAACCAATCCCGACACTGGTTTGACATCAAGTCAGAGCAATCCATTTTCAGTGACATCAAACAGTGAAGTACCGCCATCAACCAACTTGACATCATTATTTAGCAAACTTCCAATAGATTCAGTTGTACAGGATTCAAATTTGCAAATGGATTTTCCAGAATTCACTGCCAAAGATTATGAAACCAATGCATTTAATCAGTTACCCGTTCCTACTACTACCCTTTCATTGTCTCCAAGGCAAAAACCCCTAATAGAACAAATTTTAGATGTGACGAATCCTGAACAGTATGGCCATGCTCCCTATACAAGAGAGGAAATCCTGGAGAGGGCCCGCCAAGTGCTAGACATGGTGAATAGGCTGTATCCAGAGGTGAAATCTGGGAGTGGTGATCCTGAGGAGGCAGATCAAACATCCATGATCTTCAATAAGACAGGCCTGTCGCTCCTACATGAATTAGAACCTATTGTGTCCTCCACCCCACAGAGAGATGGCAAAGGAGATAACACAGTGGCTGCAA GTGAACAAGCACTAGCCATACTAAAAAAAGCTGGAGAGGACCTGGCCAAATTTGGACACATGCTCTCCTCTATCAAGACTTCTATGGATAATAGCAGTATACCAAATATGATCTCTTGA
- the LOC128191774 gene encoding uncharacterized protein LOC128191774 isoform X2 has product MPNLSDSSSENENVDKDIVQLFASDSEVDTNIQNENADRPNTRSVASTSTTGKGKGISSNKRGKAPAKKVNSKRKNEEKTTKNKKQQDFNPSQLFSLLNEFLKRTEHVDNNNNPCTSGTTGENPEGVIECFPDSDFDHVQNNETDMFSIDNDPEVVFDDDNSEISMPKIFEDETKFSESISENMAKFIKMGCTQKADVSKYLDEVKIPENCKNLVPPLINSEIWNNLFPNVQQRDKTLQDAQRILGLSIVPMISLAEMFKTNKFEMKKAKKCVSDAITLACNAMYELNVRRRFILRPFVHKRFQQLCAATTPIEEKTLFPSDITKRMKEISDASKINKQLTPGFPRNIQSKNFRGKMNFRGRTSQYNPYSRGGGRSSRSRGSGYNRGQGRAGYNRYQQNY; this is encoded by the coding sequence ATGCCAAATTTATCTGACTCCAgctctgaaaatgaaaatgtcgATAAGGACATTGTTCAGTTATTTGCGTCGGATTCGGAGGTTGATACGAacatacaaaatgaaaatgcCGACCGACCAAACACAAGAAGCGTGGCTTCTACTTCAACAACCGGGAAGGGTAAAGGAATAAGTTCCAACAAAAGGGGAAAGGCCCCAGCAAAAAAGGTAAACAGTAAAAGAAAAAACgaagaaaaaacaacaaaaaataaaaaacaacaagacTTTAATCCTTCCCAATTATTTTCGTTATTGAATGAATTTCTTAAGAGAACAGAACACGTCGATAATAACAACAATCCATGCACTTCCGGGACTACCGGCGAGAACCCAGAAGGGGTGATAGAATGTTTTCCGGATTCGGATTTCGATCATGTTCAAAATAACGAAACAGATATGTTCTCTATTGATAATGACCCAGAGGTGGTCTTTGATGATGATAACTCTGAAATTTCAATGCCAAAGATATTTGAggatgaaacaaaattttcagaGTCGATTTCGGAAAATATGGCTAAGTTTATTAAAATGGGTTGTACCCAAAAGGCtgatgtttcaaaatatttagatgaagtcaaaattccagaaaattgtaaaaatcttgTGCCACCATTAATAAATTCTGAAATTTGGAATAATCTTTTTCCTAATGTCCAACAAAGAGACAAAACATTGCAAGATGCGCAAAGAATTCTCGGCCTATCTATAGTACCCATGATTTCACTTGCTGAAATGTTCAAgacaaataaatttgaaatgaaaaaagccAAAAAATGTGTTTCGGATGCAATTACTCTGGCATGCAATGCGATGTACGAGTTGAATGTAAGACGCCGCTTTATTCTCAGGCCATTTGTACATAAGAGATTTCAACAATTGTGTGCTGCAACAACTCCAATTGAGGAGAAAACTCTTTTCCCCTCTGACATTACAAAACGTATGAAAGAAATTTCTGATGCGTCAAAAATAAACAAGCAATTAACACCTGGTTTTCCTCGCAATATTCAATCAAAAAACTTCAGAGGGAAAATGAACTTCCGAGGAAGGACAAGTCAGTACAATCCATACTCTCGAGGAGGCGGCAGGTCAAGCCGGTCAAGAGGCTCGGGTTACAACCGAGGACAAGGCAGAGCAGGGTACAACAGATACCAGCAGAATTATTAG
- the LOC128191774 gene encoding uncharacterized protein LOC128191774 isoform X1 — protein sequence MKLNEFITYHHFKMETLDVVLSSIKRNSFFVSIDLKDAYLSVPIYKNDRKYLKFFWKGVLYQCNALMFGLASAPRVFTKLMKPIFAFIRQQGISSFYYIDDSLIQANHFAKCERDAKFLVNLLESLGFVVNREKSVLIPSQEIHYLGHIIDSVKFKVYLPDEKVEKIISYCNLLSTKKVCFIREVARLIGLFTSSLHAINLGALFFRYLDRDKVQALAKENNDYDAQMLLSDMSINEIVWWKENITLRNGKWIRDPKVDIYLETDASKAGWGANLNGKITGGRWSKTESVLHINILEIMAIKFALQSLCQNMKNIHICIRSDNSAAVSYINNQGGSVLSLFEEAKNIWLWCDNKNILISAVHIAGKNNVTADYMSRSFSDSTEWKLNEKVFDELCRIFFYPDMDLFASRLNRQLENYISWFPDPFAFTSDAFSISWSDFKPYIFPPFSLIGRVLQKLEDDQKWFDFHRWTDLRVPGYSLRTILKNDCTGGTWSQ from the exons atgaaattgaatgaatttattactTATCACCATTTTAAGATGGAAACTTTAGATGTGGTTTTATCTTCTATAAAAAGAAACTCATTTTTTGTCAGTATTGATTTGAAGGATGCTTATTTGTCAGTACccatttataaaaatgacagaaagtatttgaaatttttttggaaaggaGTCCTTTATCAATGCAATGCACTAATGTTTGGTTTGGCATCAGCTCCGAGAGTTTTTACTAAATTAATGAAACCCATTTTTGCTTTTATACGACAGCAaggaatatcttcattttattatattgatgactCATTAATTCAGGCTAATCATTTTGCTAAATGTGAACGGGATGCAAAATTTTTAGTTAATTTGTTAGAAAGCTTGGGATTTGTTGTTAACAGAGAAAAATCGGTTTTAATACCATCTCAAGAAATACATTATTTGGGTCATATTATAGACTCTGTCAAATTCAAGGTATATCTACCAGatgaaaaagttgaaaaaattatttcttattgtAACTTACTTTCAACcaaaaaagtatgttttattaggGAAGTTGCAAGATTAATAGGATTATTTACTTCCTCCCTTCATGCCATAAATCTAGGAGCTCTATTTTTTAGATACTTAGACAGAGATAAAGTTCAAGCTTTGGCTAAAGAGAATAACGATTATGATGCACAAATGTTGTTGAGTGATATGTCTATTAACGAAATAGTTTGGtggaaagaaaatataacacttAGGAATGGGAAATGGATACGGGACCCAAAAGTAGATATTTATTTGGAAACAGATGCTTCAAAAGCTGGATGGGGTGCAAATTTAAATGGTAAAATCACTGGTGGCAGATGGTCAAAAACAGAATCAGTTttgcatataaatattttagaaattatggCTATCAAATTTGCATTACAGAGTTTATGTcagaatatgaaaaatatacatatttgtatTAGATCAGACAATAGCGCTGCTGTCTCATACATTAATAATCAAGGTGGATCAgtattatcattatttgaaGAGGCTAAAAATATTTGGCTTTGGTGTGATAATAAGAATATACTAATTTCTGCTGTTCATATTGCGGGAAAAAATAATGTTACTGCTGATTATATGTCTAGATCCTTCAGTGATTCAACAGAATGGAAATTGAATGAAAAGGTCTTTGATGAATTatgtagaatatttttttatccagACATGGATCTCTTTGCATCTAGACTAAATAGACaattagaaaattatatttcctgGTTTCCTGATCCTTTTGCTTTTACTTCAGATGCATTTTCTATCAGTTGGTCAGATTTTAAACCTTATATTTTTCCTCCTTTCAGTTTGATTGGGAGAGTTTTACAGAAGTTGGAGGACGATCAG AAGTGGTTTGACTTTCATCGATGGACGGATTTACGAGTACCCGGATACAGTCTCAGGACTATTCTTAAAAATGATTGCACAGGAGGAACATGGTCACAGTGA